GGCCAGCCTCCGCGGTTCCGGCAACCCCAGCAACGGATAGTGAAACGGGTAGACGAAAGGACTCCCGTAGATCAGCGCATTGCGCACGAACCACCATCCACCAAGGGCGGCCGCCAGCGCGACCGCCGCCGCCGTCCAGCCCGCGCGCTGCCATCGCCCCGCCCTCCCGGGCGCGAGCGCCAACACGACTACCGATGCGGGAGCCAGGCCGAGCGCGGTCTGCTTCACGTTGAGCCCCAGGCCGAGCAGGATCCCGAGGAGCCAAACGTCTCGCCATCCCACCCCAAAACGGAGCGCCCGCGCCCACCACCACGCCGTCGCGGCGAACGCAACGCCCAGCAGAGCATCGTTGTTGACCACCCCGCTCATGTAAGTGAACATGGGCGTGAACGCTGTCAGCGTAACCGCGCTCAGCCACAGCGCCGGCTTACCGGGAAACACCACCTGCGCGGTAACCCACAACCCAACCAACGTCGCGAGGCCCAGCAGGACCGACAGCAGGCGCACCGGCCGCACCTCGCCAGGAACCGAGAAGCGTCGCACCTGCCGACTTCCCTGATCCCAGTACGAGACGCTGTCGTCCGGCCGGCCCGCGAACGCGCGCCAGACTACGGCGGCAAGCGCGTAGTACAGAGGGGGGTGCTGGGCCTCGAATGAGCGCGATGCACCGGGCGCGTATGCGCAGTCCTGCTCCCTATGGCACATCTCGGGGAGGCGACCATCCTGCGCCAGCGACTGCACATACACGATGTGCGCCGGCTCGTCCGGCCCCCATTGAAGACGAGTGGCAAAGGATTGGACTGTCGCCAGCGCGACGTAAACGGCCAGGATGAGCGCGAGGCCGATCCGGGTCCGCCAGGCAGGCGCGGCCCTTGCTTCCACCACTTCGCCGCAGTTGTGCATCCCCGTCCGCTTCTGCGCGCGGTCGTATGACTCCTACCGTCCGCGACGTGGGAGCGCTGGCAGGCACTCCCAACCCGCAGCCGCGCCGCTCATTCATGTCTGCGATCGGGGGAACGTGCTGGTCCTCGGGCATGGGGAGAGGCTCATTGGGAGGCTGTACGCTGCCTGCGGGCAGGGCGCTCCCGTCGAGTAGGTCTTCCGCGCCCGCCACCAGCGCGCGCAGCAGGAAGTTGAAAAGGTGACCGAAAACGAGGGCCTCGGGGTGTGACCTTCTTTCTTTGGTGCGGCGGCGGGCGGTGCGCACCC
This genomic stretch from Armatimonadota bacterium harbors:
- a CDS encoding glycosyltransferase family 39 protein — translated: MHNCGEVVEARAAPAWRTRIGLALILAVYVALATVQSFATRLQWGPDEPAHIVYVQSLAQDGRLPEMCHREQDCAYAPGASRSFEAQHPPLYYALAAVVWRAFAGRPDDSVSYWDQGSRQVRRFSVPGEVRPVRLLSVLLGLATLVGLWVTAQVVFPGKPALWLSAVTLTAFTPMFTYMSGVVNNDALLGVAFAATAWWWARALRFGVGWRDVWLLGILLGLGLNVKQTALGLAPASVVVLALAPGRAGRWQRAGWTAAAVALAAALGGWWFVRNALIYGSPFVYPFHYPLLGLPEPRRLALMCAMPVRVFLFTFVPVDVIIAHANMTLVSGFFVAVLVLSVVGLALVLRRRRRFSMPRYQAQLLILWLATGVVVLAGILRNLLLIDWRMGTSGGRLLMGVLPLAAMASARGISALLGDGRLAQVGLLVICLLLLAVNLHCIFATAAGYQTLNLAQP